Proteins encoded within one genomic window of Triticum aestivum cultivar Chinese Spring chromosome 2D, IWGSC CS RefSeq v2.1, whole genome shotgun sequence:
- the LOC123049533 gene encoding BAG family molecular chaperone regulator 1 encodes MMKLRCPNPKRLFRRSSSKMSRSSSSCSSSSDNGSDASGGIRGGGGSGEIEWEVRPGGMLVQRRDGRGDVEIITVRVATGHSWHEVSIGATCTFGELKVVVSMVTGLEPREQRLLFRGKEREDSDHLHMVGVRDKDKVLLLEDPALKDIKLQAALAAQAVQSPYHTFIKV; translated from the exons ATGATGAAGCTGAGGTGCCCCAACCCCAAGAGGCTCTTCAGGAGGAGCTCCTCCAAGATGAGCAGGTCTAGTagcagctgcagcagcagcagcgacaacGGCAGCGATGCCTCCGGTGGCatccgtggcggcggcggcagcggggagaTCGAGTGGGAGGTGCGGCCGGGGGGCATGCTGGTGCAGAGGAGGGACGGGAGGGGGGACGTCGAGATCATCACggtcagggtggccaccgggcacTCCTGGCATGAGGTGTCCATTGGAGCTACCTGCACTTTTG GTGAGCTGAAGGTGGTAGTATCCATGGTGACGGGGCTGGAGCCGAGGGAGCAGAGGCTGCTGTTCAGGGGCAAGGAGAGGGAGGACAGCGACCACCTCCACATGGTTGGGGTgagggacaaggacaaggtgctgCTCCTCGAGGACCCTGCCCTCAAGGACATCAAGCTCCAGGCAGCGCTCGCGGCCCAGGCCGTGCAGAGCCCGTATCACACTTTCATCAAGGTGTAG